A single window of Synechococcus sp. C9 DNA harbors:
- a CDS encoding class I SAM-dependent methyltransferase has product MKLSRSIRWLIVSLMTGMIVWIAYTFAVPQLLTPRVAITSPMSLIHVGSNDSFAITPDGIKAGRYILEMLVSGSQEAAQKAIEIYDEIIPRENYGGEYSALRWFADLFLMPDQEKQKALQDPFVASFYDFFAENNFANLKEYVQRKYLLQQYPDQLTETGRNRAAFLEDFILFNNPTREAWEQTSKVLSVIPISPGQTIADIGSGPGYYSTRFSQKVGAKGRVYSIDTVQAHLDYINRYIQRQNITNITTINSYPGTTIGLQGKQVDVAFMCSLYHNIYGMSTAPDRDSFVQSIKAALKPGGTLVLVDNGLVEPGQLPYHGPYVAKELVIHQLRFYGFKLKREYAFIPQRYVLIFEAV; this is encoded by the coding sequence ATGAAATTATCTCGTTCAATCCGTTGGTTAATTGTTAGTTTAATGACCGGCATGATCGTCTGGATTGCTTATACTTTTGCCGTGCCCCAGTTATTAACACCTCGGGTAGCGATTACGTCACCCATGTCCCTAATTCATGTGGGGAGTAATGATTCCTTTGCGATTACCCCGGACGGCATCAAAGCGGGGCGTTATATCTTGGAAATGTTAGTCAGCGGCAGTCAGGAGGCGGCACAAAAAGCCATTGAAATTTATGACGAAATCATTCCCCGGGAAAATTATGGGGGGGAATACAGTGCATTACGTTGGTTCGCTGACTTATTTTTGATGCCTGACCAAGAAAAGCAAAAAGCCTTACAAGACCCCTTTGTGGCTAGTTTTTATGATTTTTTTGCAGAAAATAATTTTGCCAATCTCAAAGAATACGTTCAACGGAAATATCTCCTACAACAATATCCAGACCAACTCACGGAAACAGGTCGCAATCGAGCCGCCTTTTTAGAGGATTTTATCCTGTTTAACAACCCGACCCGTGAGGCATGGGAACAAACTAGCAAGGTTCTTTCTGTAATACCCATTTCCCCTGGTCAAACCATTGCGGATATTGGCAGTGGACCGGGATACTACAGCACCCGTTTCAGCCAAAAAGTGGGGGCAAAGGGGCGAGTTTATAGTATTGATACGGTGCAAGCGCATTTGGATTATATCAATCGCTATATTCAACGGCAGAATATTACCAATATCACGACGATTAATAGTTATCCTGGCACCACGATTGGATTACAGGGAAAACAGGTGGATGTGGCTTTCATGTGCTCTTTGTATCACAATATCTATGGCATGAGTACGGCACCCGACCGGGACAGTTTTGTGCAAAGTATTAAAGCGGCGTTGAAACCTGGGGGTACTTTGGTATTGGTGGACAATGGACTGGTAGAGCCGGGGCAATTACCGTATCACGGTCCCTATGTGGCGAAAGAATTGGTTATCCATCAACTGCGTTTTTATGGCTTTAAGCTCAAACGGGAATATGCCTTTATCCCCCAACGCTATGTGTTAATTTTTGAAGCAGTTTAA
- the pyrH gene encoding UMP kinase has product MRYQRILLKLSGEALVGRLSYGIDPEVVQGIAREIADVVASGVQTAIVVGGGNIFRGVKGAAAGMDRATADYIGMLATVMNAMTLQDALEQIGVPTRVQTAISMQEVAEPYIRRRAIRHLEKGRVVIFAAGSGNPFFTTDTTAALRAAEIDAEVVFKATKVDGVYDADPKVNPHARRFESLSYSHVLSHGLQVMDGTAITLCQENNIPIVVFDLSVVGNIRRAVQGEPIGTIVGGYCEIK; this is encoded by the coding sequence ATGCGCTACCAGCGAATCCTACTTAAGCTCAGCGGTGAAGCCCTGGTGGGTCGGCTCAGCTACGGCATTGACCCGGAGGTGGTTCAGGGAATCGCCCGGGAAATTGCCGATGTGGTCGCCAGTGGGGTGCAAACGGCGATTGTGGTGGGGGGCGGCAACATCTTTCGGGGGGTGAAGGGCGCAGCCGCTGGGATGGACCGGGCAACGGCGGACTACATTGGGATGTTGGCGACGGTGATGAATGCTATGACTTTGCAGGATGCCCTGGAGCAGATTGGGGTGCCCACCCGGGTGCAGACGGCGATTTCCATGCAGGAGGTGGCGGAACCCTACATCCGCAGGCGGGCGATTCGGCATCTGGAGAAAGGGCGGGTGGTGATTTTTGCCGCTGGTTCGGGCAACCCCTTTTTCACCACGGATACGACGGCGGCACTGCGGGCGGCGGAAATTGATGCCGAAGTGGTCTTCAAGGCGACCAAGGTGGATGGGGTGTACGATGCGGACCCGAAGGTGAACCCCCATGCCCGCCGGTTTGAGAGCCTCAGTTATAGCCACGTCCTGAGCCACGGACTCCAGGTGATGGACGGCACCGCCATTACCCTCTGCCAGGAAAACAACATCCCGATTGTGGTTTTTGACCTGTCCGTAGTCGGGAATATTCGTCGGGCAGTGCAGGGCGAACCGATTGGCACCATCGTGGGAGGTTACTGTGAAATTAAATGA
- the frr gene encoding ribosome recycling factor produces MKLNELEAKMQQTLEATQRAFNTIRTGRANASLLDRVMVDYYDVPTPLRSLANITTPDASTILIQPYDRSSLGLIEKAISTSDVGLTPNNDGTQIRLNIPPLTSERRKELVKSVNKLAEEGKVALRNLRRDAVDQVRKQEKAAELSKDDAFNLQESIQKLTDKYIAKVDEITQAKEKEIMTV; encoded by the coding sequence GTGAAATTAAATGAACTCGAAGCCAAAATGCAACAAACCCTGGAGGCGACCCAGCGGGCATTCAACACCATCCGCACCGGCAGAGCCAATGCCTCCCTGCTGGATCGGGTGATGGTGGATTATTACGATGTCCCAACACCCTTGCGTTCCTTGGCGAATATCACCACCCCGGATGCCAGTACGATTTTGATCCAGCCCTACGACCGTTCCAGTTTGGGTTTAATTGAAAAAGCAATTAGCACCTCCGATGTGGGTTTAACCCCCAACAATGACGGCACGCAAATTCGCCTGAATATTCCCCCATTGACCTCAGAACGACGCAAAGAATTAGTTAAGAGTGTGAATAAATTGGCGGAGGAAGGTAAAGTGGCTCTGCGGAACCTGCGCCGGGATGCGGTGGATCAGGTACGCAAGCAGGAAAAAGCCGCTGAATTATCTAAAGATGATGCCTTTAATTTGCAGGAATCCATCCAAAAACTGACGGATAAATACATTGCCAAAGTGGATGAAATTACCCAGGCGAAAGAGAAAGAGATTATGACGGTTTAG
- a CDS encoding RecQ family ATP-dependent DNA helicase, translating into MGTFTLEDARAKFQELWGYPDFRPPQGEIVSTLLAGRDSLIVLPTGFGKSICFQLPALMQDGVSLVISPLIALMEDQVQALEEKHLPAATLHSQQSPFERKRTLKRLQSNELRLLYLAPETLLSPPVWEVLTRRDVAIRGIILDEAHCLVQWGDSFRPAYERLGAVRGALQKTKPAGTRIPIAAFTATADPLVQETIKRVLRLENPEVVRRSPYRKNINITVRTVLTPHQRQQQVYYTIKSHEGEAGLVYVATRRDTETWAAWLQKKGIPTQAYHAGLSAPQRRELEQLWLTGGVPFLVSTSALGMGVNKPDIRWVIHVQPPFNPLDYIQGIGRGGRDGGQAEAITFTSQPTGWWGKLPVGWLFNWLNPTELNAQRHYLDQLQKQYHQAQKAAQTLPPKGTLEKLKDNPQAAAALALLHRVGALHWDDPYSYTILKEKLAQINVQPSDMGLKAINAYLKSDQCRWWFLVQALGLEQEGDPLPCGHCDNCWRAGRGKRA; encoded by the coding sequence ATGGGGACGTTTACCCTGGAGGATGCCCGGGCGAAGTTTCAAGAACTGTGGGGCTACCCGGATTTTCGCCCACCCCAGGGGGAAATTGTCAGTACATTATTAGCAGGTAGGGATAGCCTGATCGTCCTGCCCACCGGTTTCGGCAAGTCCATTTGTTTTCAACTCCCCGCCCTGATGCAGGATGGGGTGAGTTTGGTGATCAGCCCCCTCATTGCCCTGATGGAAGACCAGGTGCAGGCGTTGGAGGAAAAACATCTCCCGGCGGCGACCCTGCACAGCCAACAGTCCCCCTTTGAGCGCAAACGTACCCTCAAACGCTTACAAAGTAATGAATTGCGCCTGCTCTATTTGGCTCCTGAAACCCTGCTCAGTCCGCCGGTATGGGAGGTGTTAACCCGCAGGGATGTGGCGATTCGGGGCATTATCCTGGATGAGGCGCACTGTTTGGTACAGTGGGGGGACAGTTTTCGCCCTGCCTATGAGCGGTTGGGGGCAGTGCGGGGGGCATTGCAAAAGACCAAACCAGCGGGCACCCGGATTCCCATCGCCGCTTTTACCGCCACCGCCGACCCCCTGGTGCAGGAAACCATCAAGCGGGTGTTGCGTTTGGAAAACCCGGAGGTGGTGCGTCGCAGTCCGTATCGTAAGAACATTAACATTACTGTCCGCACGGTTTTAACTCCGCACCAGCGGCAACAACAGGTGTATTATACGATCAAATCCCATGAGGGGGAGGCGGGTTTGGTGTACGTCGCCACCCGGCGGGACACGGAAACCTGGGCGGCATGGTTGCAAAAAAAGGGCATCCCTACCCAGGCGTACCATGCGGGGTTGTCCGCACCCCAGCGGCGGGAATTGGAGCAGTTGTGGCTGACGGGGGGTGTGCCATTTCTGGTTTCCACCAGTGCCCTGGGGATGGGGGTCAACAAGCCGGATATTCGCTGGGTGATCCATGTGCAACCGCCCTTTAACCCCTTGGATTATATTCAGGGAATTGGTCGGGGCGGGCGGGATGGGGGGCAGGCGGAAGCGATTACCTTTACCAGTCAACCGACGGGCTGGTGGGGCAAACTGCCGGTGGGCTGGCTCTTTAACTGGCTCAATCCGACGGAACTGAATGCCCAACGCCATTACCTCGACCAATTACAAAAGCAATACCACCAAGCCCAAAAAGCGGCACAGACTTTGCCCCCGAAAGGAACATTGGAAAAACTCAAAGATAATCCGCAAGCGGCGGCGGCTCTGGCACTCCTGCATCGGGTGGGGGCACTGCACTGGGACGACCCCTACAGCTACACAATTCTCAAGGAAAAACTGGCGCAAATCAACGTGCAACCCAGTGATATGGGATTAAAAGCGATCAATGCCTATCTCAAAAGCGACCAATGTCGGTGGTGGTTTCTGGTGCAGGCTTTGGGATTAGAACAGGAGGGCGACCCCCTACCCTGCGGTCATTGTGATAATTGTTGGCGAGCCGGGCGAGGGAAACGGGCGTGA
- the lepA gene encoding translation elongation factor 4, translating into MTDTPVSRLRNFCIIAHIDHGKSTLADRLLQVTGTVEQRQMREQFLDNMDLERERGITIKLQAARMNYQAKDGQKYVLNLIDTPGHVDFSYEVSRSLAACEGALLVVDASQGVEAQTLANVYMALEHDLEIIPVINKIDLPGANPERVKQEIEDVIGLDCSQAILASAKEGIGIEDILEAVVQRIPPPQDRRDQPLRALIFDSYYDSYRGVVVYLRVMDGGFKTGDRVRLMMSGKEYEVDELGVMSPKQVPVADLQAGEVGYLTAAIKTVEDARVGDTITLAYNPATEPLPGYKEAKPMVFCGLFPINADDYADLRDALGKLKLNDAALHYEPETSSAMGMGFRCGFLGLLHMEIVQERLEREYNLELVVTAPSVVYRVTLNDNSVVEIDNPGDLPNPNERQQIEEPYVKVEIITPETYVGTLMELAQSRRGEFKDMRYLTPERTVLVYEIPLSEVVTDFFDQMKSRSRGYASMEYQWVGYRANDLVKLDILINDEPADALATIVHRDKAYNVGRALVQKLKELIPRHQFKVPIQAAIGSRVIASESIAPLRKNVLAKCYGGDVSRKRKLLEKQKEGKKRMKALGNVDVPQEAFMAVLKLKSE; encoded by the coding sequence ATGACTGATACCCCTGTGAGCCGTCTGCGGAATTTTTGCATCATTGCCCACATTGACCACGGCAAGTCCACCTTGGCGGACCGGTTGCTCCAGGTGACAGGGACAGTGGAACAGCGGCAGATGCGGGAACAATTCCTGGACAATATGGATTTGGAGCGGGAACGGGGCATTACGATTAAACTCCAAGCCGCCCGCATGAACTATCAGGCAAAAGATGGACAAAAGTACGTTTTGAACCTAATTGATACCCCCGGTCATGTGGATTTTTCCTATGAGGTTTCCCGGTCACTGGCGGCGTGTGAAGGGGCGTTATTGGTCGTAGATGCGTCCCAAGGGGTGGAAGCGCAAACCCTGGCGAATGTGTACATGGCGTTAGAACATGATTTAGAAATTATTCCGGTGATTAATAAAATTGATTTACCAGGGGCCAATCCCGAACGGGTGAAACAGGAAATTGAAGATGTGATTGGTTTGGATTGCTCCCAGGCGATTTTGGCTTCGGCAAAAGAAGGGATTGGCATTGAAGATATTTTAGAAGCGGTGGTGCAACGGATTCCCCCGCCCCAAGACCGCCGGGATCAGCCGTTACGGGCGTTAATTTTTGATAGCTATTACGACTCCTATCGGGGGGTGGTGGTGTATTTGCGGGTGATGGATGGGGGGTTCAAAACGGGCGACCGGGTGCGCTTGATGATGTCCGGGAAGGAATACGAAGTGGATGAATTGGGGGTGATGTCGCCCAAACAGGTGCCGGTGGCGGATTTACAAGCCGGGGAAGTGGGCTATTTGACGGCGGCGATTAAAACGGTAGAGGATGCCCGGGTGGGGGATACCATTACCTTGGCTTATAACCCGGCGACCGAGCCATTACCTGGCTACAAAGAGGCGAAACCGATGGTGTTTTGCGGTTTATTTCCGATTAATGCGGATGACTATGCCGATCTGCGGGATGCCCTGGGCAAGTTGAAATTGAATGATGCCGCTTTGCACTATGAACCGGAAACTTCTTCGGCGATGGGGATGGGATTTCGGTGCGGCTTTTTGGGGCTTTTGCACATGGAAATTGTCCAGGAACGCCTGGAGCGGGAATACAATTTGGAGTTAGTAGTTACGGCTCCCTCGGTGGTCTATCGGGTGACATTAAATGATAATTCGGTGGTGGAAATTGACAACCCTGGGGATTTACCCAATCCCAACGAACGGCAACAAATTGAAGAACCCTACGTGAAGGTGGAAATCATCACGCCGGAGACCTATGTGGGGACGTTGATGGAGTTAGCCCAATCCCGGCGGGGCGAATTTAAGGATATGCGTTATCTCACTCCGGAACGTACGGTGTTGGTGTATGAAATTCCCTTGTCGGAGGTGGTGACGGACTTTTTTGATCAGATGAAATCCCGCTCCCGGGGCTACGCCAGTATGGAGTACCAATGGGTGGGGTATCGGGCGAATGATTTGGTGAAATTGGATATTTTGATTAACGATGAACCAGCGGATGCCCTAGCCACGATTGTGCATCGGGACAAAGCCTACAATGTGGGGCGGGCGTTGGTGCAAAAGTTAAAGGAATTGATTCCTCGCCATCAGTTCAAAGTGCCCATTCAAGCCGCCATTGGCAGTCGAGTGATTGCCAGCGAATCCATTGCCCCCCTACGCAAAAATGTGTTGGCGAAATGTTACGGGGGGGATGTGAGCCGCAAACGCAAATTGCTAGAGAAGCAAAAAGAGGGGAAAAAACGCATGAAAGCCTTGGGTAATGTGGACGTGCCCCAGGAGGCATTTATGGCGGTTTTGAAATTGAAAAGCGAATAA
- a CDS encoding coproporphyrinogen-III oxidase family protein, giving the protein MEHISERLAQYEELQSLGLIVRSGDFFPSVHYPPITMYPPLTPEELLATYTPPADGKFDIYAHVPFCRQRCLFCHYPVQLGERSAEKDQYLSAFAQEMDIYMERLGYTRLKARSILVGGGTPTYLALDQLERFLQILDRRLDRRECTQYNYDVDPVTLIGKEGNERLKMMRDYGVDRLTIGVQSLNPATLKLMNRHHGTEQALESISDALKFGFQVNIEFIFGYLGQTLENWIAVIEQAVGLGVHEIQLYRLKFEAYGDFQGPVKHQRERHPEVVPTVQETLAMKQAAINILNVHGYRENLRRVFSKQPEYYSHYADNQCCGLLDQLGFGLTAFSSLRDRFGLNTQSFDEYYRMIGERRLPLNRGLIRSWEQQIRWAIVLPLKNRRVWKNYFHKVTNYSLNEVFRPKINALKKHGLLTEDEEKIELTPLGAFFADEVAQQFHYPDHIPFPRSDYANGDLNPYYYQEIFGGNHGG; this is encoded by the coding sequence ATGGAACACATTTCTGAACGACTGGCGCAGTACGAGGAGTTACAATCCTTAGGTTTAATTGTGCGCTCAGGGGATTTTTTCCCGTCGGTACATTATCCCCCAATTACCATGTATCCGCCGCTCACCCCGGAGGAATTATTAGCGACTTATACGCCCCCAGCGGATGGCAAATTTGATATTTATGCCCATGTGCCTTTTTGTCGGCAACGGTGTTTGTTTTGCCATTATCCGGTGCAATTAGGCGAGCGGAGTGCGGAGAAAGACCAGTATTTATCCGCTTTTGCCCAGGAGATGGATATTTACATGGAACGATTAGGTTATACTCGCCTCAAAGCCCGTTCAATTTTGGTGGGGGGCGGCACACCGACCTATCTGGCACTAGACCAATTAGAGCGATTTTTACAGATATTAGACCGCCGCCTTGATCGTCGGGAATGTACCCAATACAATTACGACGTTGACCCAGTGACCTTAATTGGCAAAGAGGGAAATGAACGCTTGAAAATGATGCGGGATTATGGGGTTGACCGCCTGACCATTGGGGTGCAATCCTTGAATCCAGCCACTCTGAAATTAATGAACCGGCATCATGGGACAGAGCAGGCATTAGAGTCCATTAGTGATGCTCTGAAATTTGGCTTTCAGGTGAATATTGAGTTTATTTTTGGTTATCTCGGTCAAACCTTAGAAAATTGGATAGCAGTGATTGAACAGGCAGTGGGTTTGGGAGTGCATGAAATCCAATTATATCGTTTGAAATTTGAAGCCTATGGCGATTTTCAAGGGCCAGTAAAACACCAACGGGAACGGCATCCCGAAGTGGTACCTACAGTGCAGGAAACCCTGGCGATGAAGCAGGCGGCAATTAATATTCTCAACGTCCACGGTTATCGGGAAAATTTGCGGCGGGTGTTTTCTAAACAGCCAGAATATTACTCCCACTATGCGGACAACCAATGCTGTGGTTTGTTGGATCAATTGGGGTTTGGTCTAACGGCATTTAGTAGTTTACGGGATCGGTTTGGCCTCAATACCCAAAGTTTTGATGAATATTACCGGATGATTGGTGAACGTCGTTTGCCCTTGAACCGGGGATTGATTCGCAGTTGGGAGCAACAAATTCGCTGGGCAATTGTCTTACCTTTGAAGAACCGGCGGGTGTGGAAAAATTATTTTCATAAAGTCACCAATTACTCATTAAATGAGGTATTTCGCCCCAAAATTAACGCTCTGAAAAAACACGGTTTACTGACTGAGGATGAAGAAAAAATTGAATTAACGCCCTTGGGAGCTTTTTTTGCTGATGAAGTAGCACAACAATTTCATTATCCAGACCATATTCCTTTCCCACGTTCAGACTATGCCAATGGAGATTTGAATCCCTATTATTACCAGGAAATCTTTGGGGGAAATCATGGCGGATAA
- a CDS encoding ATP-binding cassette domain-containing protein produces MADKTIIASDTIVNLHPEIEVNNQGQIIRFQLTEPHHVLGRAPRKSPPEGLIIPDQWVHISRVQATFRRTGEHYTIHDGDGQTSSMNRLFINHAIITPAQGHLLHPGDEITIGTDPKTAITITYHHPSTQVKPITPKKRSLSLKGRSSVILGRGQEADLQLDAPTVSRSHAVIFQDNNGHYTIRDCSVNGVFVNGKKVVTIAPLNVGDVITIGPYRLVLQGDMLVLSDQGDRIRLDAKDLAKVVTGKKGQKIRILNDISLVIEPGQFVALVGGSGAGKSTLMKSLLGIEAVSQGSVYLNGDDLRKYFNIYRSIIGYVPQSDIVHTNLTVKEVLYYAAKLRLPKDANINEIIEQVMRQVELTERQDTLVRSLSGGQLKRVSIGVELLSDPKLFFLDEPTSGLDPGLDKKIMQLLRKLADQGRTIILVTHATTNVTLCDRLVFMGLGGNLCYFGPPQSAASFFDLEHQDFADIYIKLETREAVAQEAERFRQSETYQKFIQERLIGQVNEQPFQPEKVRASFWRQLWVLVGRYGQLLKRDPVYLFLSLATAPLGIVLIRLAVQTQNPFVGAPDYVLASLARRVIFVIVCAALWAGFASSLQEIVKESAIYLRERLVNLGLFAYLSSKVVTLGGLAILQSVLITAVILLGFSWPPGLCGADALCFPNYFPWPLGVFITIFLTILTSVSLGLMVSAMVRNSAQANSALPLLLLPQIIFAGILFDLGNQGRLVSWLMLSRWAVGALGALADVNSLVPGVPAGTDPDSIPIKEMAMFTATLPNLGLNWAILLLHTVVYLGVTLWVQKRKDIY; encoded by the coding sequence ATGGCGGATAAAACAATAATTGCTTCCGATACAATTGTCAATTTGCACCCGGAAATTGAGGTCAACAATCAGGGACAAATTATCCGTTTTCAATTGACGGAACCACACCATGTTTTGGGGCGTGCCCCCCGTAAATCTCCGCCCGAAGGTTTAATTATTCCCGATCAATGGGTGCATATTAGTCGGGTGCAGGCGACGTTTCGGCGGACGGGTGAGCATTACACGATTCATGATGGGGATGGGCAAACCTCGAGTATGAATCGGTTATTTATTAACCATGCCATTATTACACCGGCACAGGGACATCTTTTGCATCCTGGGGATGAAATCACCATTGGTACCGACCCGAAAACAGCGATTACGATTACCTATCACCACCCCTCTACCCAAGTTAAACCCATTACACCTAAGAAACGTTCCCTATCTTTGAAAGGGCGTTCATCAGTGATTTTAGGGCGGGGACAGGAAGCGGATTTACAACTGGATGCCCCCACCGTTTCTCGCTCCCATGCAGTCATTTTTCAGGATAATAATGGGCACTATACGATCCGAGATTGTAGTGTAAATGGGGTCTTTGTCAACGGTAAAAAAGTAGTGACTATTGCTCCGTTAAATGTTGGGGATGTGATTACCATTGGTCCCTACCGTTTGGTATTGCAAGGGGATATGTTGGTGTTGTCCGACCAGGGGGATCGGATTCGCTTGGATGCCAAGGATTTAGCTAAAGTTGTTACTGGGAAAAAAGGTCAAAAAATTCGTATCCTGAATGATATTTCTCTGGTGATTGAACCGGGGCAATTTGTGGCATTGGTAGGGGGAAGTGGGGCGGGGAAATCAACGTTAATGAAAAGTTTATTGGGGATTGAGGCGGTCAGCCAAGGTTCGGTATATCTAAATGGGGATGATTTACGCAAGTATTTTAATATCTATCGAAGCATTATTGGCTATGTACCACAAAGTGATATTGTTCACACCAATCTAACAGTAAAAGAGGTACTGTATTATGCGGCAAAACTGCGGTTGCCTAAGGATGCGAATATCAACGAGATTATTGAACAGGTGATGCGCCAAGTGGAATTAACGGAGCGGCAGGATACCTTGGTGCGGAGTTTAAGCGGGGGTCAATTGAAACGGGTGAGTATTGGGGTGGAATTGTTATCTGATCCCAAATTATTCTTCCTCGATGAACCTACCTCGGGACTCGACCCGGGTTTGGATAAAAAAATTATGCAATTGTTACGGAAATTAGCGGATCAAGGGCGCACAATTATTCTGGTAACTCATGCGACGACCAATGTTACCCTCTGCGACCGTTTGGTGTTTATGGGTTTGGGGGGAAATTTATGTTACTTTGGCCCACCCCAGTCAGCGGCATCATTTTTTGACCTGGAACATCAGGATTTTGCCGATATTTATATCAAGTTAGAAACCCGAGAGGCAGTAGCGCAGGAAGCAGAGCGATTTCGCCAGTCGGAAACGTACCAAAAATTTATCCAGGAACGCTTGATTGGACAGGTGAATGAACAGCCTTTTCAGCCGGAAAAAGTGCGGGCTTCGTTTTGGCGGCAGTTGTGGGTGTTGGTGGGGCGGTATGGTCAACTCCTGAAACGGGACCCGGTTTATTTGTTTTTGTCTTTGGCAACTGCACCCTTGGGAATTGTGTTAATTCGCTTGGCAGTGCAAACCCAAAATCCCTTTGTGGGGGCACCGGATTATGTGTTGGCTTCCTTGGCACGGCGGGTCATTTTTGTAATTGTCTGTGCCGCTTTGTGGGCAGGTTTTGCTAGTTCATTGCAGGAAATTGTCAAGGAATCAGCGATTTATCTGCGGGAACGGTTGGTGAATTTGGGACTGTTTGCCTATTTGAGTTCTAAGGTGGTGACCCTGGGGGGCTTGGCAATTTTACAGAGTGTCCTGATTACCGCTGTGATCCTCCTTGGGTTTAGTTGGCCGCCGGGATTGTGTGGTGCCGATGCCCTATGTTTTCCCAACTATTTCCCTTGGCCTTTAGGGGTATTCATTACCATTTTTCTGACGATTTTAACCTCGGTTTCTCTGGGCTTAATGGTATCCGCAATGGTGCGAAATTCAGCGCAGGCGAATAGTGCCTTACCCCTACTTTTGCTCCCCCAAATTATCTTTGCGGGAATTTTATTTGACCTGGGCAATCAGGGGCGACTGGTTTCTTGGTTGATGCTGAGTCGGTGGGCCGTGGGGGCGTTGGGGGCGTTGGCGGATGTCAATTCTTTGGTGCCAGGAGTACCGGCGGGTACGGACCCGGACAGCATTCCCATCAAGGAGATGGCGATGTTCACGGCTACTTTGCCGAATTTGGGGTTGAATTGGGCAATCTTGCTCCTGCATACGGTAGTGTATTTGGGCGTGACCCTGTGGGTGCAAAAACGCAAGGATATTTACTAA
- the hydE gene encoding [FeFe] hydrogenase H-cluster radical SAM maturase HydE translates to MYALVAEPTERILGYSLGELIDAEGELQQELFAQARWVRQQYQMDQVHLRGVIEISNFCQKNCNYCAMRATNQKLDRYRLSAVEILDIAAEIHRLGIGTLFLQAGQDPECDAILQEVIPTAKRQFGLHILLCLGEYPRATYERWRGLGADAYILKFETSEPAGYRQIAHTPLTRRLQCIRWLQELGFQVGTGNIVGLPGQTLDTLVQDVLLTQEIQPDFASSSPFIANENTPFSAQKAGSLKRTLNIMAIFRMLLPQALIPTVSALEKLEPGGQLAGLNAGANVITINFTPPQCRQKYVIYSQRRFVVSLDHAKTIIHQAGMTVRPVAI, encoded by the coding sequence ATGTACGCCTTAGTTGCTGAACCTACCGAGAGAATTTTAGGTTACTCTTTGGGGGAATTAATTGATGCTGAAGGGGAATTACAGCAGGAACTCTTTGCCCAGGCTCGGTGGGTGCGGCAACAGTATCAAATGGATCAGGTGCATTTGCGGGGTGTGATTGAAATTTCTAATTTCTGCCAAAAAAACTGTAATTACTGCGCCATGCGGGCGACCAATCAAAAGTTAGACCGCTATCGTTTATCGGCAGTGGAAATTTTAGATATTGCCGCAGAGATTCATCGCTTGGGCATTGGCACTTTATTTTTGCAGGCGGGGCAAGACCCGGAATGCGATGCCATTTTACAGGAGGTGATCCCCACCGCCAAACGGCAATTTGGTTTGCATATTTTGCTCTGTTTGGGAGAATATCCCCGGGCGACCTATGAACGGTGGCGGGGGTTGGGAGCAGATGCTTACATTCTCAAATTTGAAACCTCAGAACCGGCGGGCTATCGTCAAATTGCCCACACCCCTTTGACCCGGCGTTTGCAGTGCATTCGCTGGCTTCAGGAATTGGGTTTTCAAGTGGGAACCGGCAATATCGTCGGGCTACCCGGACAAACCCTTGATACCCTGGTGCAAGATGTATTATTGACCCAAGAAATTCAGCCGGATTTTGCCAGTTCTTCCCCGTTCATTGCCAATGAAAACACCCCTTTTTCAGCGCAAAAAGCCGGGAGTCTCAAGCGGACATTAAACATCATGGCAATTTTTCGGATGCTTTTACCCCAGGCGTTAATTCCCACGGTGAGTGCCCTAGAAAAGTTAGAACCCGGTGGACAACTGGCGGGGTTAAATGCAGGGGCAAATGTGATTACGATTAACTTTACACCGCCCCAATGTCGCCAAAAATATGTGATTTACTCCCAGCGGCGTTTTGTGGTGAGTTTAGACCATGCTAAAACGATTATTCACCAGGCAGGTATGACCGTGCGACCAGTGGCAATTTAG